In a single window of the Methanorbis furvi genome:
- a CDS encoding DNA primase large subunit PriL codes for MRLAVEPRDLTHYPFLKESQEFLAARGIKMNELASSVLGRKYLDSAVERVKYAIDGKEMYPESQDFVADIATYVLARVLVSCIKDRSLTDRLARMEAKRAYYYLQEEENAKLKNHVCETLGISFGTGAMPVIRYVELASAVREPKWRLINREVEAGTVKISDDEQDILLRERIRKVFSSQLPLSIPPSMEHEFAPWCEKISASLQERTLAEFGAIDESAYPPCIQALIAGAAAGVNLTHSGRFAMTAFLNNIGMTPAQVAGIFARSPDFNPDMTIYQVDHITTHEYTTPACQTMLTHGICVNRDAQCDKVSHPLNYYRAKKKLLERKRLRAEAAAKVAAENIPAENPND; via the coding sequence ATGCGTCTCGCCGTCGAGCCGCGCGACTTAACCCACTATCCTTTTTTGAAAGAGTCCCAGGAGTTCCTTGCCGCACGCGGCATCAAGATGAACGAGCTCGCCTCATCAGTCCTTGGACGAAAGTATCTTGACTCAGCAGTTGAGCGGGTAAAGTATGCAATCGACGGCAAAGAGATGTATCCCGAATCCCAGGACTTTGTCGCAGACATTGCCACTTATGTGCTTGCCCGTGTTTTAGTTTCCTGTATCAAAGACCGCAGTCTCACCGACCGTCTTGCAAGAATGGAAGCAAAACGTGCCTACTATTACTTGCAGGAGGAGGAGAATGCCAAACTGAAAAACCATGTCTGTGAGACTCTCGGCATCAGTTTCGGCACAGGCGCAATGCCGGTCATCAGGTACGTGGAGCTTGCCTCAGCAGTCCGCGAACCCAAGTGGCGGCTGATCAACCGTGAGGTGGAAGCGGGAACGGTGAAAATCTCTGATGATGAGCAGGACATTCTGCTTCGCGAACGGATCAGAAAAGTATTTTCTTCCCAGCTCCCCCTCTCCATCCCGCCTTCGATGGAACACGAGTTTGCACCATGGTGCGAAAAGATATCCGCGTCCCTGCAGGAGAGGACCCTTGCCGAGTTCGGTGCAATCGATGAGTCTGCATATCCTCCCTGCATTCAGGCGCTGATTGCAGGAGCTGCAGCAGGCGTCAACCTCACTCACTCGGGACGGTTTGCCATGACCGCGTTTTTGAACAACATCGGCATGACGCCTGCACAGGTTGCAGGAATTTTCGCACGAAGCCCAGATTTTAATCCTGACATGACCATATATCAAGTGGATCATATCACCACACATGAGTACACAACGCCTGCCTGCCAGACGATGCTCACTCACGGCATCTGCGTTAATCGCGACGCACAGTGCGACAAAGTGTCTCATCCGCTGAATTATTACCGGGCAAAGAAAAAACTGCTTGAGCGAAAACGTCTTCGGGCAGAAGCTGCCGCAAAGGTCGCAGCTGAAAATATCCCTGCGGAAAATCCGAACGATTAA
- a CDS encoding DNA polymerase sliding clamp, whose amino-acid sequence MLKATIEADIFRETIDAVSALVNECRLHVTESGIRTITVDTSNVAMVSLELEAGAFTTYAAEPAELGLDIEKIRSMMGMIGKSDIVALELDDSGKKLKISFGGYEYSITLLDTKTIRKDPNAPNLELPATFEISGAMFNDSIKAAAMVSDKISLSVNPDTKVFTLNAEGDSDRIKRELVGDDVHYITCAAARSLFSLDYLKDMGKSIGRADKVQIRLGNDHPVQFSFVYADGKGKIGYLLAPRIEAD is encoded by the coding sequence ATGTTAAAAGCAACAATCGAAGCAGATATTTTCCGGGAGACAATTGACGCAGTCTCTGCACTGGTGAACGAATGCCGACTTCATGTCACCGAAAGCGGCATCCGTACAATCACGGTTGATACCTCCAATGTTGCCATGGTCTCCCTTGAACTGGAGGCTGGAGCATTTACCACCTATGCCGCAGAACCGGCAGAGCTCGGACTCGACATCGAAAAGATCCGCTCCATGATGGGAATGATCGGCAAATCCGATATCGTCGCACTCGAACTCGACGACTCAGGCAAAAAACTGAAGATCAGTTTCGGCGGATACGAATACTCAATAACGCTGCTGGACACCAAGACCATCAGAAAAGATCCGAACGCACCCAACCTTGAACTGCCGGCAACCTTTGAGATCTCCGGAGCAATGTTCAACGACTCCATAAAAGCTGCCGCAATGGTCTCCGACAAAATCTCCCTTTCCGTCAACCCGGACACCAAAGTCTTCACCTTAAACGCAGAAGGCGACAGCGACAGAATCAAACGCGAGCTCGTCGGAGACGATGTCCACTACATCACCTGTGCAGCTGCACGCTCTCTCTTCTCCCTCGACTACTTAAAAGACATGGGCAAGTCGATCGGCAGAGCAGACAAAGTCCAGATCCGTCTCGGCAACGATCACCCGGTACAGTTCTCCTTTGTCTACGCTGACGGCAAAGGAAAAATCGGCTACCTCCTCGCCCCGAGAATCGAGGCAGACTGA
- a CDS encoding TATA-box-binding protein: MSGLPDESLKIENVVASTKVNDKLDLLVLAAQIPGAEYNKQRFPGVVLRMQNPKIAALVFGSGKVVLTGAKSIDSLNKGLEYLVGLLRDLNIEIVDNPTYSIQNIVTSADLGSRINLNKIAMSFNLDKIEYEPEQFPGLVYRLDDPKVVVLLFGSGKLIITGGKKPEDAKRAVQKIYKDLSEMKML, encoded by the coding sequence ATGTCAGGCCTGCCCGATGAATCTTTGAAGATCGAAAATGTGGTCGCATCGACAAAGGTAAACGATAAGCTGGATCTCCTTGTATTAGCAGCGCAAATTCCCGGTGCAGAGTACAATAAACAACGGTTTCCGGGAGTTGTTCTGCGAATGCAGAATCCAAAAATTGCCGCACTGGTTTTTGGCTCAGGAAAAGTTGTACTGACCGGTGCAAAAAGTATTGACAGCCTCAACAAAGGCCTTGAATATCTGGTCGGTCTTTTGCGCGACCTCAATATTGAAATCGTCGACAACCCGACCTACAGCATTCAGAATATTGTCACCTCAGCCGATCTCGGCTCGCGCATCAATCTCAATAAAATTGCGATGAGCTTCAATCTCGACAAAATCGAGTACGAACCTGAGCAGTTCCCGGGTCTCGTCTACCGGCTCGATGATCCAAAAGTTGTCGTGTTACTGTTCGGGTCAGGCAAACTGATCATCACCGGCGGCAAAAAGCCCGAGGATGCAAAACGTGCGGTACAGAAAATTTACAAAGATCTCTCTGAAATGAAGATGCTCTGA
- a CDS encoding transcription factor S, giving the protein MMFCPNCGKLMKSKEGKLCCAQCGYVEEISSTEKEQMKKVAYMQENDILIVDDDMSIETKPTCAVKCPNCGHGVAEWWLRQLRSADESEVRFFRCTKCKHTWREYD; this is encoded by the coding sequence ATGATGTTCTGTCCGAATTGCGGGAAATTAATGAAGTCCAAGGAAGGGAAACTATGCTGTGCACAGTGCGGATATGTGGAAGAGATCAGCTCCACTGAAAAGGAACAGATGAAAAAAGTTGCCTACATGCAGGAAAATGATATCCTGATCGTCGATGATGACATGTCCATAGAGACAAAACCCACCTGCGCAGTCAAGTGCCCGAACTGTGGCCACGGTGTTGCCGAGTGGTGGCTTCGTCAGCTCCGCAGTGCTGATGAGTCCGAGGTCCGGTTTTTCCGCTGCACCAAATGCAAACACACCTGGCGTGAATACGATTAA
- the artA gene encoding archaeosortase A — translation MLEQLIEVVVILSCIAFLLFLIPGRHQNYVAIVGWVAMEAVLLLMLPEFYAEGNFVYPLIAIVVIPCIYITVKRLLANDYNIRRLTYAASIAYLIYAPFAFIPALGNWLISVVVALVADVLTAIGTPYTMYNWNTFMGEVIPGLDFGFRVEVVLGCTGIQAIAILLGVVAIIPSSWKRKIGLFFLVTVPIFAVNIFRNAYVITAYTQQWYPWFQEWFPEPEMYGYASFFWAHNVFCELLALAVLVGVAFALFKLNPMMVTTLRDIGEVYYYDLIALRDNIFGRKKSE, via the coding sequence ATGCTGGAGCAATTGATCGAAGTTGTTGTCATCTTATCCTGTATTGCGTTCCTGCTGTTCCTGATTCCCGGGAGACATCAGAACTATGTGGCAATTGTCGGATGGGTTGCAATGGAAGCGGTGCTCCTGCTCATGCTGCCTGAGTTTTATGCAGAAGGCAACTTTGTGTATCCGCTGATTGCAATAGTAGTCATTCCCTGTATCTATATTACCGTAAAGCGGCTTCTTGCAAACGATTACAATATCCGGAGGCTCACGTATGCGGCCTCGATCGCATATCTGATCTATGCACCGTTTGCGTTTATTCCGGCTCTGGGGAACTGGCTCATCAGTGTGGTCGTGGCTCTGGTGGCCGATGTTCTGACTGCGATCGGAACACCGTATACGATGTACAACTGGAACACGTTTATGGGAGAGGTGATTCCTGGCCTTGACTTTGGTTTCCGGGTTGAGGTGGTTCTCGGCTGTACCGGCATTCAGGCGATCGCCATTCTTCTTGGTGTGGTTGCAATTATTCCGTCCAGCTGGAAAAGAAAAATCGGTCTGTTCTTTTTGGTGACGGTGCCGATTTTTGCGGTGAATATTTTCCGTAATGCCTATGTTATTACGGCATACACGCAGCAGTGGTATCCGTGGTTCCAGGAATGGTTCCCGGAACCTGAGATGTACGGGTATGCAAGTTTCTTCTGGGCACACAATGTGTTCTGCGAGCTTCTTGCGCTTGCGGTTCTGGTGGGTGTTGCGTTCGCTCTCTTCAAACTCAATCCGATGATGGTGACAACACTCCGTGATATCGGCGAGGTGTATTATTATGATCTGATCGCTCTCCGAGACAACATCTTCGGACGGAAAAAATCCGAATAA
- a CDS encoding HIT family protein — translation MCDCPFCDPDEIVLENSLAYAKYDLYPVSLGHMLIISKRHASSWFDLTLEEQSAVVALADAAKEMLDQKYSPDGYNVGINCGVAAGQTVMHVHLHLIPRYTGDVPNPRGGIRAVIAAKQSY, via the coding sequence ATGTGCGACTGTCCGTTCTGTGATCCTGATGAGATTGTTCTTGAAAACTCTCTTGCGTATGCAAAGTATGATCTCTATCCGGTTTCACTTGGCCACATGCTGATCATTTCCAAACGCCATGCGTCATCATGGTTTGATCTGACTCTGGAGGAGCAGTCAGCGGTTGTTGCTCTTGCAGACGCTGCAAAGGAGATGCTGGATCAGAAGTATTCACCTGACGGTTACAACGTCGGGATCAACTGCGGGGTTGCGGCAGGCCAGACGGTGATGCATGTTCATCTGCATCTGATTCCCCGCTATACAGGCGACGTGCCAAATCCGCGAGGCGGGATCCGTGCGGTGATTGCGGCGAAGCAGAGTTATTGA
- a CDS encoding beta-CASP ribonuclease aCPSF1 encodes MQVEDRLKELKDTINRKVPRGVTVTDVEYEGPEMVIYTDDPKRFAEEQDLIRTLARDLRKRIVVRPNILGDTEQAYDMIKSVVPDTAGITDIFFDTDTGEVLIEAEKPGVVIGKNGGTLRDITMKTGWTPKVVRTPPIPSTTIKQVRQFLRETRDERKEFLRRCGRRIHRDSMYSGRDKEQWLRLTTLGCCRQVGRAAFLLSTPESKVLIDCGESPGATGSASSPFLNVPEIYPFTTLDAVVLTHAHLDHSAYVPLLYRYGYDGPVYTTPATRDTAAMLQLDYLDVNNKEDKVPPYSSNEIREFVKHTIALGYGDVTDIAPDLKLTLHNAGHILGSAIAHFNVGNGLYNIAFTGDFFYSKSRLFNPAVSQFPRLEALMMESTYGGSEDFSPSRKEAEERLYEVINTTVTRGGKVLIPAFAVGRSQELMLALEEGFRNGQLPKCKIYLDGMIKEATALHTAYPEYLNNDLRNQIFRDNYNPFLAECFEQVDSQEKRQQIIFSDDPCVIISTSGMLNGGPVIEYLSNLAESEKNMLIFVGYQADGTYGRRIQKGWREVPVGKRGSIIINMEVQTVEGFSGHADRRQLMNYVQYLQPKPERVFTIHGEESKTIDLASSIYKKYHIQTVAPQNLETYRLV; translated from the coding sequence ATGCAGGTTGAAGACAGACTCAAAGAACTAAAAGATACTATTAACCGGAAAGTACCACGCGGCGTTACGGTAACTGACGTCGAGTACGAAGGCCCGGAGATGGTGATCTACACCGACGACCCCAAGCGCTTTGCCGAGGAACAGGATCTCATCCGAACCCTCGCACGTGACTTGCGCAAACGCATCGTGGTCAGACCGAACATCCTCGGCGACACGGAACAGGCATACGACATGATCAAAAGCGTCGTCCCTGACACCGCAGGCATCACCGATATTTTCTTCGACACCGACACCGGCGAAGTGCTCATCGAAGCAGAAAAACCCGGTGTTGTGATCGGTAAGAACGGAGGAACACTCCGCGACATCACGATGAAGACCGGCTGGACCCCGAAGGTTGTCCGGACTCCGCCGATTCCGTCCACCACCATCAAACAGGTGCGTCAGTTTCTCCGCGAAACCCGCGATGAACGAAAAGAGTTTCTCCGCAGATGCGGCCGCCGCATTCACCGTGACTCGATGTATTCGGGCCGCGACAAGGAACAGTGGCTGCGCCTTACGACCCTTGGATGCTGCCGTCAGGTAGGCCGTGCAGCGTTTCTCCTCTCAACACCTGAGAGCAAAGTCCTCATCGACTGTGGAGAGTCGCCGGGCGCAACCGGCAGTGCCTCATCACCGTTCCTGAATGTACCGGAGATCTATCCGTTCACCACCCTGGACGCGGTTGTCCTGACCCACGCACACCTTGACCACTCTGCCTACGTTCCGCTGCTTTACCGCTACGGCTACGACGGCCCGGTCTATACCACACCTGCAACCCGCGACACTGCGGCCATGCTGCAGCTGGACTACCTTGATGTGAACAACAAAGAGGACAAAGTCCCGCCGTACTCATCCAATGAGATCCGTGAGTTTGTCAAGCACACGATCGCTCTCGGCTACGGCGACGTGACCGACATCGCACCTGATCTGAAACTGACCCTGCACAACGCAGGCCACATTCTCGGCTCTGCGATCGCCCACTTCAACGTAGGCAACGGTCTCTACAACATCGCTTTCACCGGCGACTTTTTCTACAGCAAGAGCCGGCTGTTCAACCCCGCGGTCTCCCAGTTCCCGCGGCTTGAAGCCCTGATGATGGAGAGTACCTACGGCGGATCCGAAGACTTCTCTCCATCCCGAAAAGAAGCAGAGGAGCGGCTGTATGAGGTCATCAATACAACCGTGACCCGCGGCGGCAAAGTTCTGATTCCGGCGTTCGCGGTCGGACGTTCGCAGGAGTTGATGCTTGCCCTTGAAGAAGGTTTCAGAAACGGCCAGCTGCCGAAGTGCAAGATCTATCTTGACGGCATGATTAAGGAGGCAACCGCTCTGCACACTGCATACCCGGAGTATCTGAACAATGATCTCAGAAATCAGATTTTCCGTGACAACTACAACCCGTTCCTTGCCGAGTGCTTCGAGCAGGTTGACTCGCAGGAGAAGCGTCAGCAGATCATCTTCTCAGACGACCCTTGCGTTATCATCTCAACAAGCGGTATGTTAAACGGCGGACCGGTTATTGAGTACCTGAGCAATCTTGCAGAGTCGGAAAAGAACATGCTGATCTTTGTCGGATATCAGGCGGACGGTACCTACGGCCGCAGAATCCAGAAAGGATGGCGTGAGGTTCCGGTCGGTAAACGTGGCAGTATCATCATCAATATGGAGGTCCAGACGGTGGAAGGTTTCTCCGGTCACGCAGACCGCCGCCAGCTGATGAACTATGTCCAGTATCTCCAGCCAAAACCGGAGCGTGTGTTCACGATCCATGGCGAAGAGTCAAAGACGATCGATCTTGCAAGCTCGATCTACAAAAAATATCATATCCAGACGGTGGCTCCTCAGAATCTTGAGACCTACCGGCTGGTCTAA
- the psmB gene encoding archaeal proteasome endopeptidase complex subunit beta: MSQEYQDVKTGTTTVGIVFQGGVVLATERRATMGTLIASKKAKKVHSITDRIGMTIAGGVGDAQQLVRIINVECNLYQIRRGKEISVGAAATILSNYLNQNRFSPYYVQLLVGGVDIGGPSVYSVDAAGGATLEEDFVSTGSGSLTAYGVLEDRFKPNMTEHEAVDLAVRALRAAMRRDAASGEGYNVVVITRDKFEHIPEAKIAGMLPASSASL, translated from the coding sequence ATGTCACAGGAATATCAGGACGTTAAAACAGGAACTACCACAGTCGGTATTGTTTTCCAGGGCGGTGTTGTCCTTGCGACCGAACGGCGTGCCACCATGGGCACCCTCATCGCCAGCAAAAAGGCAAAGAAAGTACACAGCATCACCGACCGGATCGGCATGACCATCGCCGGCGGCGTCGGCGACGCCCAGCAGCTTGTCCGCATCATCAACGTAGAGTGCAACCTCTACCAGATCCGCCGCGGAAAAGAGATCAGTGTCGGCGCTGCCGCAACCATTCTCTCCAACTATCTGAACCAGAACCGGTTCTCTCCATACTATGTCCAGCTTCTCGTCGGCGGCGTTGACATCGGCGGCCCCTCGGTCTACTCAGTCGACGCAGCAGGCGGCGCAACCCTTGAGGAAGACTTTGTCTCGACAGGATCGGGCTCCCTCACCGCGTACGGTGTCCTTGAAGACCGCTTCAAACCAAACATGACTGAACACGAAGCAGTCGACCTTGCGGTCCGGGCACTTCGTGCAGCAATGCGGCGTGACGCAGCATCCGGCGAAGGATACAACGTCGTCGTCATAACCCGGGATAAATTTGAACATATCCCAGAGGCGAAAATAGCAGGGATGCTCCCGGCATCCTCTGCCTCACTCTGA
- a CDS encoding hemolysin family protein translates to MIEYSNIVIFIILLVFSAFFSASEVALVGINRAKVRALSEEGNAGKRLEKLKNNPDHFLITILIGNNIANVGASAIATAVAFTVFGDAGVAIATGVVTLLLLIFGEIGPKTFATRRMERVALLVATPIYYLTLVLSPFFWVYDRARRVGKNGGANVPAVTEEEIREWIDVGEMEGAIEEDEKEMIYSVLKFNDTTAKEIMTPRPDVAVIEDTATLEEAVAHFRDTGFSRVPVYHGHTDNIVGTLNIKDIFNAYTAGNHRAPVKTLMFDVYCVPESKKIDDLLRELQVRRMHMAIILDEFGGFSGVVTFEDILEELVGDIMDESDGDEVADIIEIGEGLYMVDAQARVTLLNEHFSISLPEDPGSYETVGGLVFSRLGHIPRLGESVTLADQHITIVVTKMRGRQILKLKLILPQTAGDDEDISGE, encoded by the coding sequence ATGATAGAATATTCGAATATCGTTATTTTTATAATCCTGCTGGTATTCTCCGCGTTTTTCTCCGCTTCTGAGGTTGCGCTTGTTGGGATTAACCGTGCAAAGGTTCGTGCGTTGTCTGAAGAGGGTAACGCCGGAAAACGTCTTGAGAAACTGAAAAACAATCCGGATCACTTCCTGATTACGATTCTTATCGGAAACAACATCGCCAACGTCGGAGCGTCAGCAATTGCGACTGCTGTTGCGTTTACGGTGTTCGGAGACGCAGGTGTTGCGATTGCGACCGGTGTTGTGACACTGCTTCTGCTGATTTTTGGTGAGATCGGTCCAAAGACCTTTGCCACCCGCAGAATGGAACGCGTGGCACTTCTTGTTGCAACGCCGATTTATTATCTGACGCTTGTACTTTCCCCGTTCTTCTGGGTGTACGACCGCGCCCGAAGAGTCGGCAAAAACGGCGGGGCAAATGTTCCAGCAGTAACCGAAGAGGAGATTCGCGAGTGGATTGATGTCGGCGAGATGGAAGGGGCAATCGAGGAGGATGAGAAGGAGATGATCTACTCGGTCCTCAAATTTAATGATACGACCGCAAAGGAGATCATGACGCCACGACCGGATGTTGCAGTGATTGAGGATACCGCAACCCTTGAAGAGGCGGTCGCCCACTTCCGCGACACCGGTTTTTCCCGTGTGCCGGTGTATCACGGACATACGGATAACATTGTCGGAACCCTGAACATCAAGGATATCTTCAATGCCTATACGGCAGGAAATCACCGTGCACCAGTGAAGACGCTGATGTTTGATGTCTACTGTGTGCCTGAGTCGAAGAAGATTGATGATCTCCTGCGCGAGCTGCAGGTTCGGAGAATGCATATGGCGATCATTCTTGATGAGTTCGGCGGCTTCTCCGGCGTGGTGACATTTGAGGATATTTTAGAAGAGCTCGTCGGTGATATCATGGATGAGTCGGACGGCGATGAGGTCGCAGACATTATCGAGATCGGAGAAGGTCTCTATATGGTGGATGCCCAGGCCCGGGTTACGCTTCTCAATGAGCACTTCTCAATCAGCCTTCCTGAGGATCCGGGGAGTTACGAGACGGTCGGCGGACTTGTGTTTTCACGGCTCGGCCACATCCCCAGACTCGGCGAGTCGGTCACCCTTGCCGATCAGCATATCACCATCGTGGTGACCAAGATGCGGGGCAGGCAGATTTTGAAACTGAAGCTGATTCTCCCCCAGACCGCTGGTGACGATGAGGACATCAGCGGTGAGTAA
- a CDS encoding sugar phosphate isomerase/epimerase family protein — MFFHEYQPGEIFSALQTAGLDYVEFWMETPEFWMQGADPRNLLDLMQQFSSPKLLAMHAPIFDLNPCSFNPGVARLSIEYTCRCVEMMDSLGGGVVTIHPGKRTAKRPTGPLDRARLTAYLDAVGNAAFGTSVTVALENMPPAVNAQMVTPDAVRRILDEYSWLSFTWDYAHAVAAVPTDPFSFLSECGDRIVNIHASSGRAASMHTTLAGTEEGVSLLTELKRFGYSGLVTFELEDLNFGRRLGYEDKIGILAKETGWFSQLRSCGCIDEPAT; from the coding sequence ATGTTTTTTCATGAGTATCAGCCTGGAGAAATTTTTTCTGCTCTGCAGACAGCAGGCCTGGATTATGTGGAGTTCTGGATGGAGACTCCTGAGTTCTGGATGCAAGGCGCAGATCCGCGCAATCTTTTGGATCTGATGCAGCAGTTTTCCTCGCCGAAACTTCTTGCGATGCATGCTCCGATCTTTGATCTGAATCCCTGCTCGTTTAATCCCGGGGTTGCAAGGCTGTCGATTGAGTACACCTGCAGATGTGTTGAGATGATGGATTCACTTGGCGGCGGGGTGGTGACGATTCATCCGGGGAAACGTACTGCGAAGCGTCCGACAGGCCCGCTGGATCGTGCGCGCCTTACCGCGTACCTTGATGCTGTGGGAAATGCAGCGTTCGGGACTTCGGTTACGGTTGCACTTGAAAATATGCCGCCAGCGGTGAATGCACAGATGGTTACTCCTGATGCGGTCCGGAGAATTCTGGATGAGTACTCGTGGCTGTCGTTTACCTGGGATTATGCACACGCGGTTGCGGCTGTTCCTACAGATCCGTTTTCGTTTCTGTCCGAGTGCGGCGACCGTATAGTGAATATTCATGCAAGCTCGGGCAGGGCTGCATCAATGCATACGACTCTTGCCGGAACTGAGGAGGGTGTGTCTCTCCTCACAGAGCTGAAGAGGTTCGGGTACTCGGGTCTTGTGACGTTTGAGCTGGAGGATCTGAACTTCGGGCGGCGTCTTGGGTATGAGGATAAGATTGGTATTCTTGCGAAGGAGACGGGATGGTTTTCGCAGCTTCGAAGTTGCGGCTGTATTGATGAGCCGGCCACATGA
- the xseA gene encoding exodeoxyribonuclease VII large subunit, translating to MAGKGQQMQLTFDTAETNCPQSKQIAPVMENSTLDAVAREEPNDPAVLSVSQLAERIRDAIDTPQLTNVCVQGEITGYRPHSSGHLYFSLSEHGDESATMPCVMWKYAAKTVSFPVKDGALVQATGYVDFYPPYGKMQFVIKKLEPAVSGKTGLYLLKEQWKKQLTEEGTIPRTETARRCPPLFPTTVGVVTSRTGAVLQDIRNVIGRRYPLNIILAHTAVQGEGAHQQIAAAIASLQGKADVIIVARGGGSFEDLFEFNHPDVVRAIAGSAVPVISAIGHETDTTLADFAADRRVPTPSAAAETVVPDRTVLLQQLEEMRRSIRDNLSGRFSDEKSSLAELRVRVDPIRLARKLDQMQQQTADFAERITAALSRKISAEREAYKIQKENIIRLTRTKIATARLELLAEKEVIYGRNPYKPLELGYALVWKEGKLIRTAANMNERDQLSLQLVDGIVTAVVEKISYDRDTTEPNL from the coding sequence ATGGCAGGGAAGGGACAGCAGATGCAGCTGACATTTGATACAGCGGAGACAAACTGCCCCCAATCAAAACAGATCGCGCCGGTAATGGAAAACTCAACGCTTGATGCGGTTGCGCGCGAAGAGCCGAACGATCCTGCAGTGCTCAGCGTATCGCAGCTTGCCGAGCGGATACGTGACGCGATTGACACGCCGCAGCTGACCAATGTCTGCGTTCAGGGCGAGATCACCGGATACCGCCCGCACTCCTCAGGCCACCTCTACTTTTCGCTCTCCGAACATGGAGATGAGTCCGCCACAATGCCATGCGTGATGTGGAAGTACGCCGCAAAAACCGTATCATTCCCGGTAAAGGACGGTGCACTGGTTCAGGCAACCGGCTATGTCGATTTTTATCCGCCGTACGGCAAAATGCAGTTCGTGATAAAAAAACTCGAGCCCGCAGTCTCCGGCAAAACCGGTCTGTATCTTTTGAAGGAGCAGTGGAAAAAACAGCTGACCGAAGAAGGCACGATCCCCCGGACAGAAACTGCTCGCAGATGCCCGCCTCTGTTTCCGACAACGGTCGGTGTTGTGACATCACGGACCGGAGCGGTCTTACAGGACATCCGCAATGTGATCGGCAGACGCTATCCTCTAAACATCATCCTTGCTCACACAGCTGTTCAGGGTGAAGGAGCGCATCAGCAGATTGCAGCGGCTATTGCTTCGCTTCAGGGAAAAGCGGATGTGATCATTGTTGCACGCGGCGGCGGGAGCTTTGAGGATCTGTTCGAGTTCAATCATCCGGATGTGGTGCGGGCAATTGCAGGGTCAGCAGTCCCGGTCATCAGCGCGATTGGCCACGAAACCGACACAACGCTTGCAGACTTCGCCGCCGACCGCCGCGTGCCGACACCGTCTGCTGCGGCGGAGACCGTTGTCCCTGACAGAACGGTTCTGCTGCAGCAGCTTGAAGAGATGCGGAGATCCATCCGCGACAATCTTTCCGGGAGATTTTCGGATGAAAAGTCCTCACTTGCAGAACTTCGCGTGCGGGTGGACCCAATCAGACTTGCACGAAAACTGGATCAGATGCAGCAGCAGACCGCAGACTTTGCCGAGCGGATCACAGCGGCCCTGTCCAGAAAAATTTCTGCCGAGCGCGAGGCTTACAAAATCCAAAAGGAAAATATCATCCGCCTAACACGGACGAAGATTGCCACCGCACGGCTGGAGCTTTTGGCAGAGAAGGAGGTAATCTACGGGAGAAATCCGTATAAACCGCTCGAACTCGGGTATGCCCTTGTCTGGAAAGAGGGAAAACTCATTCGGACGGCAGCAAACATGAACGAACGCGACCAACTCAGTCTTCAGCTTGTGGACGGAATTGTGACCGCAGTTGTGGAGAAGATCAGCTATGACAGAGATACCACAGAACCAAACCTATGA
- the xseB gene encoding exodeoxyribonuclease VII small subunit, producing the protein MTEIPQNQTYESMIAELKAIAKQLDNPETSIEDAVSLHQRGLALIQKCEEFLQKAELSITEVQPEE; encoded by the coding sequence ATGACAGAGATACCACAGAACCAAACCTATGAATCCATGATCGCCGAGTTGAAGGCGATCGCAAAACAGCTTGACAATCCGGAAACCTCGATTGAGGATGCAGTCAGTCTGCACCAGCGCGGGTTAGCGCTCATTCAGAAGTGCGAGGAGTTTTTGCAGAAGGCAGAACTATCCATTACCGAAGTTCAGCCCGAAGAGTAA